The Haliotis asinina isolate JCU_RB_2024 chromosome 3, JCU_Hal_asi_v2, whole genome shotgun sequence genome segment GTGACACCAGTAAGCAAAAAATCTAACCAACATACTGAAAGCGTGACGGGCTCACGGACACATTATAACCCTGGTCTCTGCCGAGAAGAGCAGGTAACCCACTTGCCTTTAAGAACTGGAAACGTATATGTTGTTCGGTTTTACTTGggacacactaacacacatttCCAGAAATAATCAGAGCCACCTCCCATAACGACCATCACACGACGGTGCCGTATTGATGTCCATGTACTatatgacccatgaaggtcccggggtagaataggccttcagcaacccatgcttgccataaaaggcgactatgcttgtcgtaagatgcgactaacgggatcgtgtggtcaggttcgctgacttggttgacacgtcatttgttcccaatttcgcagatagatgctcatgttgttgatcactggattgtctggtccagactcgattatttacagaccgccgccatatagctggaatattgctgagtgcggcgtaaaactaaactcactcactcccatgtaCTATTTTCATCATTCCAGCTGGAAATCTTCTCTCCGTGCATACGCAAGATTCGTTTAGGCATGGTCAGCGTGTCCGGTTTACACATCTTCTTCATtacgactgagtgagtgagttttaaacCTCTTTTtcattattccagcaaaatcacggcggggaacgccagaaatgggctttacacattgcacccacgtgGGTAATCGACCCATCGTGACGAGTgtacgctctaaccactaggttaccctacCGCCTTTGATTATGAGCAAAAAGCACACAAGATGCATACATCACTACAAGAAAAGTTTATTCATTAAGTACAATGATTTCATGACAGTGTAAATTCAtttacatattgtttttgtattattttgtattgttttgtattgtttctgtTACAATTAAGAACACCACGACAGTTTCTtaatacacaatgtcatgttaCAGGTGGCATTGATATAAATGTAAGTACAATGGGAGCAATCTGCAGTCTGTAACCAAGTTTTGTATGTTCTTATTAGGCAAAGGTTCCCTGACATTATCGTCATTACCGCTGTCATTCGATCTCAATTTGCCATCGTAAATGTCTTGTCTAAACAATTTAACGACACAATAGTGTTTACTGCCAATGTAATTGACTTGCATGTATTGTACAACCTTCTCGGGAAACAGACAAGCaaccaacacaaacatcaacacaTATACAGCTTGTTcggcttgacctgatcaagcgAATACAAGAGCACTGAGGTGACCTTGTCAccactggttgggtctattattgtgaaggggtgggcctttgtcagtttattgtcaacatgtcctcaCAGCTGAGGCAAGGttgccgtttgacatctcagcgTCGAGAAATCGATagcaatgtcctaactttctttaaaaGTGGTTTTGTGTTTCCGAAGTATGCATGCTTTGCACGAAGGCAACGTTACCGACATTCACTGCTCCACTATCTAATGAAGTAAACTCGACCTGGCGTTTGTACCATTTGACCTCccaggtcatgcatatgtagagtagctcaggtcaagcttcACAAGCTGTATTTTGAAACTCTGTCAGTCTCTGGGAGATACTATTTGTTTGAGGTAGTAAGTGATGTCAAACTTGAAGCTGACCATAGCAATAACAACCACTGAGGACACACAGGTTTGCATGTTGTAAGGTACATAAATGGTGACTGTTACGGTTATCACTATTGTCACCAGTTTCACTTCTGAACACCTTATATGTCATGAGTATCAGTTTATATCGGGGTCATGTACAGTGACCTTCTTCAGACATCCTTTAAGGGAAGTCAGAAATAACTGTTTGAAGAAGCCGTTTTCTAGCTGTACCGAAATATGTTTTAATCCTAAAACAGTATGTAGTAACGGCTTTAACTGGTTTAACTTTATTCACATTTGTTCCTTGGTACGGCCCGAATGGAAAAGATGGGAGCGCTGTTAGTAAAACCAAATTTTCCTTTCAAGGGAGTCAACGGTCCTTTGTCTGGGAGGAACTGGAACCTCTGTATCATAGCAACCAAGAACAGGAACAATTCCATCCGGGCCATAGATTCCCCGAGACATACTCTGCGACCTGAAAAAAAGAATAGAGTAGTGTGGAAAAGAAACGTAGCGCAAACATATTTGACAGGCACTGCTATCATGCCAAACTAGACGTCGATGCAGCCATGCTTACAAGAAGACAGGAAGACCAAATGACACATTCATTTGGAACATTTATTGTTTCAACTACAGGTGCCTTAGCAACTGCAGTAAGTAAAAGCAAGACTATACTCTGTACCATTGAAATTAGACGACTCGAGCAACCGTTGTGGTTGGGTGGCTTCACAGTCACCAAGAGCCCATGGTATCTACAAGATACTGAAGGTCTTGGTAATGCTTCTCAACGTTAACAGATATCTATATCCTGACATGTCCCAAAATATTGTAGATTTTGGGAACTATGGACAATTTCCATTTTCCTGTAGAAACGTGTTTTAGAACGTAAACTTGGCAACTTGCATTGTAGTGAATTGCACATCGCTGTGGCTACAAGGACTCATATGCTACCGACCGGTAGCCCATGTTATCAAAGGGGAAGCCTGTTTACATTCTATAACAATAACACCTTTCGCAGGTTATTCGAAATGGACCAACGTACCGTGACATCCTCAGACAATTAGGATTAACACTGGTATCATCACTGTTTTCTTTCACTCATAAACCCATCATTTGTACAATAGATCTGATTATGTCATCAACTGCAATATTTACCTATAGAGAAGGGGATGAATTCGTCTTTCTTTAAGTACTTTCCGTCATCATCTAGGAATCGTTCAGGTCTAAAGTTTTGGGGATCACCCCACACGACTGGATCTTGTAGAACGGAGTCCAAATTTGGCAGAACAGTCACGCCCTTGGGAAATGTGTAGCCCTGAAACTGGATGTCATAAGGTACAGAGTGGGGCACTGCAAGTGGAGCTATGTCTGTGCATCTCTGTATCTCACTGATTGTGGCTTCTACGTAGGGAAGACTGGTCTTGTCTTTCATGGTGGGAAGTCTGCTTTGCCCGATGTTGTCCCGTATCTCCCTGAAACACTTTTCCTGAACGTCGGGGTTGTGGAGGAAGTAAAGAAGCGTCCAGCAGATGGTGGTACCAGTGGTCTCAGTTCCAGCTAAAAATAGATCTCTGACAGTTTTCTCCAGGTGAGTTCCTGAAAGAACAAGGAAACATGACATTAGGGTTTGCAGGACCATTTTTCAATTCAGTACAGAATACAACAGATACCCTGACTGTCGAAAGTGCTTGAACGGGCATAACATAGAGTCTAAATTGGTCTGCTGTGAGGAACAGTGCATTGCTGCATAAACCGTACCGTCAGGCTAAAAACTACGTGGTAAAGTAGCTCAATATCAGTGAGTTTCACAGCAGATTCTGCAAAGTACTAATATGTTATTATCAGTAGCAGCTCCCAGACACGGAAAACTTAGACCGATGTGGAGAAAGAAGTCAAGCTTGTTAACTATGCTTTCAGATCCCTCGTGATGAGTAATTGAGATATCCGCAGCAATCTTATAAGTTTGAATCTGCTCTAGCTTTGGACAATCTATTGATTCAACCCAAACACTGAATTCACTGAAATGTTACTCTCAGCTCTTAGTGTCATCTAAAGTCTCTTCGAAGAAATGCTCGTTAATCCTCAATACCGTTCATAATTTGGAGGAGGGTTAGGTATGATGAATCAtgaattttatattttcatggggcagcatgtacaatgtgagtgTTCCCCTTAAGGTTTATGTACAAACTGAACCCCCACCCCCTCCTGCATATCATGTACAGTTGGAAAGACCCCCTCCACCACGTTATCAAGACTACATGTATAATAGTATCCTCCTTGCCAAAAATTATGAACGGTAGCAAATGTGATACTATCATGGACTTTTTCGTAATAACAGAATTGTCATCTTACTATCAAACGTGTCATCGCTTCCACGAAGTTTCATTTCCTTGATGTAAGCTGTGATGAAATCGTCCACATTATCTTCCTCATAGCTGTCCATGTGCTCCTTAACATCCTTTTCAATTTCACCTTTTTCTATTGTTTCAATATATCgcataatttttttaaaattgaaaaaatctCCTGGGATAAACCTTACAATTGGAAATATGTTCAGCGTGCTCGCGGCCCCGACTAGCTCCGTGAGCCTCTCTGTTGCTTTTATGAATTTGACAAACCGTAGATCATCATACTCAAACTGCTTTCCCAAACAAACAGCACTGATGATATTAGACACGGCATTATGCACTAGTCGTTTGCAGTCGAAAGCATGTCCATCCTTTTCCTCAAGTGCTTTCAAGAAGACCGTCATCTCGTCGCGTATTTTGGTCTCCAGAAGGGACTTCCCCATCCCAAAATCTCTGAGTGTCGTTAATGCAAATTTTCTTTGTTCTTTCCAGTGGGCGCCTGAGGACCCAATTACACCTGAAATAATGAACTGTGTGTTAGGCTATTCAGAAAGAAATGTCTGCTTCAAGATATGTTATGTTACCTGTAGCTTATGAGTCTCCATGAAGTTTGGAAATCTTCATGAACCAGTGCCATTTTGAGAAGAAACCATGGGTAAGGGACAAATTGCATAAATCGATGTACACGTTGAGTCCAGCGAGTGAGTTGGAtttcacgccacttttagcaatattacaacaatatcatggcggagaGACACCTATGTGCTTCATGCATAGTGacgtgtggggaatggaacgTGTCGAGTGAAAGTTTTAACCACAGAGCTACCGCATTGCCGCAGATTCGATTATTAGCATAATTCAAAATTGCTGTAAGTAGCGTTACAAAAGAAACACAGGAAGTTGCAAAAGAACTCGGCATGCAAATAAACAGTATAAAAATTGAACAACCACACAATCTGACACTTTCACATACCTTTGCCTTGAGCGAAAAAATCTGTTAGAAACGATTTGGGTCTTTCAGAGAAATGGTCACCATTCTTGACGAGGGCCTCCTTAATGGCACTGTACCCACTGAGGACAATAACAGGCTGATTAAAGATGTACACACTGAAGATGTTTCCATACTGACGCCGTAGTTTGCTGAATGTTATTCTGATGTCGGCATCAATGGACAAGACGTTGCCCACGAACGGAAGAAGAGGGGGACCAGGGGGAAGACCAGGAGGACGCCGAGTTGACAACCATAGAATAAGTGCTGCATTGATAAACACCAGTATCAGAGATGTATTAAACATCAACAGTCCCACCAGTGATGCTATAGCTGCAAATATGGCAGCAGAGCTGGAGCTAAACATACTGACTGTTGTCAGTGGTCTACATACAACACTGACTTGTTGTTGCTGCTTACACATCCATATAAGAGAGATTCTCGTGACGTCAGAGGCATTCAATACCAGAATGGACATCGACCGTTTGTGGAGTCACAATTATTCAACGGGCCACAATATGGCCGTTGTGTCGCAGTTTCGCACTTTGGGTAATATGACACTTTGTGCAAGTTTCTGTAAAGGTAACAATGCGTCAATGGACGTCTTGGACGCACACAAAAGAGAATTAACCCAGATTACTTCGTGGCTTGAATTCAAAACACGGTTTACTAGAGAGTGTAGAACATGGGGAGTCGTCATGGTTCAGTTATTGGTGGGAAGATGACGGTTATACATTGTAAGTGGACCAacaataggtgacatattttataAGACTACTGATTAGTCCTTCGTTCGCGATTTCGCTATTTTTAcactatttgtttgtttttgttaacaCACGGGCCAGACGAGGCGATGTTGAGCTCCATAATACACAGTGGCCTAGATTTTGCACTCGATTTAAGAGCGTTCAAAAAGTAGGTCGTTTTCTTTGTGCAACAGTAGCGTGAGCTGGAAATATATGTCTCCCTGTTGTAAGCCTAGCgtcaaggctgtactgaatatACAACGGCCCATTATGTACAGTAATTCATAGTAACAGAGACGTAAGAAGCACATCTAAGCATGTATGTACAGAAAGGATGCCAACTTCGTTATGTTTTCTATATATCTACAGCTATTGTTTAATCTTATAATTATTTGTGCCAGTCGGCTCTTTGATAAAAACGGTTGTTCAAAATGTCACAAAAAGGCAAGGTATCCAAAGAactaaagcgttcgttcgtcgcgccgaaagaccgggttcgatttcccacatgggtccaATGTGAGAGCCCCAAACCTGatgtccccagtcgtgatattgcatgGATTttgctaaaggcgacgtaaGCCCATCTCACATTTTCTCTCTGTGAGTCACTGAGATAATATTTATAGTCACATCGACActattttagccatatcgtaACGAAAGCAATACATTATTGTGTTAGAAAACAATAAAAGTAGACTGTAAAAGCCACGCCAGGAAAAATGTCCCAATCAACATGACTTGTTAGGATATAACTTTAATGACCGTCCTATGGAAACTGGTAATTTTAACTGATTAGAGTCCACACTACATACTATTCCCCAGTGAAATTCTGTCAAACTGTATAACACCAAGAAAGGTTTAGATCAGTCAGTCTGCAAACAGCTTTTGGGGATCATAACTTGGGTAAACAATAAACGTAAGTTCACCTGTGAAAACAATGTGTCGAAGATGAAAAGGTGAACGGGTCATGTCAGTGGGCGACACGGGGGAAGGCAGAAGAATGCTGAGTCTctgattttgatagtaacaaaataACCCATGTAAATTGAAACGGAGCCCCacggagaccagagattcagaagctggggaaatctagacttcatTTAAGGCTGTAGCACTGCAGACACGGCTTGGCAGCATggaaaatagtgtggttcaCCGACTGTGAGAACAGACTATGGAGAAGTGGGAGGGAAGGAGTATAAACAGCAACAGAGCAGCGTGGGTCAGCTCACTTGCGTGCTCTTATGTACAATCGGCACTAGCCTTTTCCCGCGGTCACTGGTGTGTTCGCCTAAGCTGTGCAGAGGGCAACTGCGTCATCGCCGACATagcaaatgtaacatatgtcatatttgggattacacgttcacattctagtacttgtatggctgagtcccatccgggattagaactcacaccctcagagtcgggCAACTAATCGAGAACACACAAAGTCGGCAGcgtagcccgctcagccaccgcgacttccacaaaaaatggaagtcggactaCTGGTAGTCtggactgcgtactttgtgtactccTCTGATAAACgtaattggcacggctcccacggccgaaagctatgattacacaaagccatttagaaagtggtcaaatgcaacatatgtcatatttgggatgttagactttcttagcaaagtacaaattccaGTACATTTTGGTTGATGCCcatcttggattcgaacccccGCACCCTCAGTCAGGCACATAATCAGAGGATGCGGggtcgaatcccggatggaactcaaccaaaaaagcaCTAGAATTCGTACTttcctaagaaagtgtaatcccaaacatggcatatgttacatttgaccactttctaaatgacattgtgtaatcatgacaTATCAAACGGATCGAAGTAAACAAACGCCGTATATGAATAACCTCTATGTGACTGCATCATGAGATCCTTCACAGTATGTTACTGTGTGTGCGCCTGTATGTGTATGCGAGTATGTCCGCTTGTACACGGGTGTGTACAtctgcaagtgtgcgcacaaatgtatgtgtgagtgggtgtgcaTGTGAAGGCACGTAACTGTTTGTGAACATACACATTGTGTTGGTTCTAACTCATGTCGGGTTTACAGGGCAATGAGAGCGCAGATAATCTTGCTAAGCCAGGATTGTGAAAGGATGGGGTTGATAATATTTAATTCAAGCATTGCCAAAGAAAGTTTGGATGTGCCTTTTGGAAGTCGGTCACCATGGAATGGCAAAACTTGTGGGATGTTAGATTTATTGGACGACAGATGTGCAGATGCTGGTCAGTAAAGTAAGCATAGTTAGTCAACGAAATCATTAAACCAAATATATTTGTTGATTTTACATCGTGTCAACAATTGTTTTGctttttctgggtttttttaacgATCAGGTGGGTTATGGAGTGTGattgttttaaaaacaaaaatcgGTCGTATGATGTTGTTATCCATTTCATTAGGCAGAGGATCCTGTCACTTCATCATAATATCGGAATGGAATGAATACATCTTTATGTATggtaaatgtaatgttttggtGCAGTCTGCCTACATATATTTGTGATAGTTCAACTTCAGTTAATGTGTTATGACCCTATTTCGGTCCAAGTAACAGGGTCGTAGGTTGACCATGGAGGCAGGACagctgcccccccccccccccccccccctagaATTCCTTTAACAGATTATTTCTTGGACATCATTGACATCATCTTTTGAGTGTCATATACCCTGAATCCACAGATAAGTCGGAACCAGAATGATACACCTAATTACATATTATTGCAACAACCATTTAATAAAAAATAAGGAATCCAGATCAATGACATAGACTTTCCGGAACCATATAAACTGGAGGCGTATTGTGCAAAACGTATGATAACTGAGACAGATAAGCAGACAGGTTTATTTAGTACTTTAGGCCCAAGGCCCGGGAAAAGTAAATACATACTGAACGAAGATAAGTATAGTTTAGTATTGActtatgtttatttattaattCCTTCTGTGGCGACCTTGTGAAAGATATTTATTCAATGATTTTAGAATATGTATATTGTCCGATGGCATCCATCGGATGAAGGTTTCAACTGTCGGTGGTTGAGTCAGATTTACTGGAAAACAACCAGACCTTTGTTGGGAATATTTTGGACATATTAATAAAATTAGGAGTTCATCTTTCATGTGATCAAGGCCAGAATCATGATAGAAGAGGCAGAGACGGGGTGTTTGTATGACGGCCACACCCGACGGCGAGTTTGAAGTTACAATAGACTGGGTTATGATTTTAAGTTGATTTGGTAGCAGTTCAATGGTCGAATATGGTTCGACGCTTAGAGACGCATTGCGAATACGTGTAGTAATAACATTTGGATGACGAAAAGTGGTGGTGCATGCCATTATCGAGTGAAGCAGTCATAAAATCCGTTTTACATGAATACGAATACTTAGCCTATGTCTTGCGATATCCATAAGAAACAAAATCCATATTTAAATaataagacaagcccatgttgGTTTACTACTATTATCCACAGTTTTCATCATTTGATATGCCTAATAAGGAAGTCTGTTTCGTGGAAGCTGCATCAGTGTGCACCAGTACTTGACTGCCCTTGAGATATACTGATACTGGAGGGGAGCTCTCCCACACTCTCCCAGAACCATGTTGTTATTGGCAGTTTTAGACTTGAAGAAATGACTTGCAACATCTGGTGTATACAGTTTCAATAGTTTTACTGTAGCTTGTTCCCCATACTTCAGATCCTAACAGAGTATTGGTGCAGTCATGGAGTCAAATATCTTAAACAGTTCAAAATCGTTCAACGTTTTGATAACTGTTGATAGAATATATGGCTTTCCTCGCTTGAGACGATAAACAGGCTTTCGCTTTTGAGCATGATAATCTTGGAGTAAACACAACACCCAGGTATCTATACACACTAGCAACCTCAATCTTCGTTAAAACACTTGTCAGAATTCGTGAGAGGACCTCCATTGCGAAATACCACTCATAATTAATTATCCACGTGACTCCAAAAGACAAGGTAGACAAAATGAAGAAtaagaaacaatgaaaaaacaatcaaacattGACAGGTGAAAAGATCAAATAAACAGTATAATAAGTATATAAAACATCTGCTTTATTTTTGGAAGCATGACCTGATGCTATATCATGAATCATTCCGTCATCCCTATAACCATGGGTCTGTCAATGCTGCACACATACAGAATTACACACCTGTCATGCCAAATCCACCAAATACACTAGAAAGAGGGAGAGGAGGAAATTCAAATACAACGTGTTTAAAGGAGTCCAAATCATTTCTTCACTCCCTTGGAACTGTAAATGTGTAAATTTCATGGTTGATAATAGATGCTGAAATCTTTCTAACTTTCTTGTCAATTTGCAATGAGTAAACTGAATGAATGtgtaattttgaacaaacttgaAGATATCACGTAGGCCTATATGATTTCCAGTGCCATTTCTGAACTGAATTGAATGATAAAATTATTGTATATTAGTATTTAAACTgaacaaaacagttgttttgcATATGAGACATATATGTCAAAACGTATATGAAGTTAAGTTCAGAACAAAATGCACTGATGCTACAattttaaacaaagaaaaaaaacaattaaattTTCAACATGATCAATCAAAACATGAATCCAGACATTTATCAAGACTAACGTCAGTTTGTCCTAAAGGAAAATTACCACGTGAAATATAACGGTTATTCTGAGTACCTAATGTCATAATAATACACACCTAATGTCATAATGATACACATCTAATGTCATAATGACACAAACCTAATGTTATATTATATATCTTACGTTGTGTGGTTATGTGGTGATTGGAAGCCAACTTATGTTGTCCTTGGTATAGCCTTCATCTTGAACGGCTGCGGGTGTGTGACGATGCCGGGCAATCTTTTCAAGGACGGACACGCCGTCTACAGGGAGGAATTCGAACTGCTGGATCATGCTTGCAATGAAGAGGAAGAGTTCCATTCGTGCAAAAGCCTCGCCAGGGCAAGCTCGGTAACCTGAATATAATACAAATAAACCATTTAGAATTGATCCGGTATAACAGAATGATCAATAATTTCACAAGGCATGTTTGGTGACCTCAATATAACACAGATAACACATTTAGCATTGATATGATATAGCAAGCAGATTCATTTATAGCCTCAGCAAAGCGTGCTCGATGCTCTGAATAAACACATTTAATAATATTGATCTGATATAACGGAAGCATTGTTAGCTTCATCAAAGCTTGCTCGGTGCCCTGAACACAGATAACACTTTTGACATTGATCCAGAAAAACAGAATCATTTATAGTGTCACCAAGGCAGGTCCGGTAACATGAATATAACACAGATGACACCTTAAACATTGATCCGGAATAAAAGAGTGATTTATGACCTCACCATGATGTGCTAGGTAACCTGAACATAACACAGATAACACATCTAGCATTGATCCATAATAAAAGAGTGATTTGCGACCTCACCAAGGTGTGCTAGGTAACCTGAACATAACACATCTAGCATTGATCCATAATAAAAGAGTGATTTATGACCTCACCATGATCTGCTGGGTAACCTGAACATAACACAGATAACACATTTAGCATTGATCCGGAATAAAAGAGTGATTTATGACCTCACCAAGGTGTGCTAGGTAACCTGAACATAACACAGATAACACATTTAGCATTGATCCATAATAAAAGAGTGATTTATGACCTCACCATGATGTGCTGGGTAACCTGAACATAACACAGATAACACATTTAGCATTGATCCATAATAAAAGAGTGATTTATGACCTCACCATGATGTGCTAGGTAACCTGAACATAACACAGATAACACATTTAGCATTGATCCATAATAAAAGAGTGATTTATGACCTCACCATGATGTGCTAGGTAACCTGAACATAACACAGATAACACATTTAGCATTGATCCATAATAAAAGAGTGATTTATGACCTCACCATGATGTGCTGGGTAACTTGAACATAACACAGATAACACATTTAGCATTGATCCATAATAAAAGAGTGATTTATGACCTCACCATGATGTGCTAGGTAACCTGAACATAACACAGATAACACATTTAGCATTGATCCATAATAAAAGAGTGATTTATGACCTCACCATGATGTGCTAGGTAACCTGAACATAACACAGATAACACATTTAGCATTGATCCATAATAAAAGAGTGATTTATGACCTCACCATGATGTGCTGGGTAACCTGAACATAACACAGATAACACATTTAGCATTGATCCGGAATAAAAGAGTGATTTATGACCTCACCATGATGTGCTGGGTAACCTGAACATAACACAGATAACACATTTAGCATTGATCCGGAATAAAAGAGTGATTTATGACCTCACCAAGGTGTGCTAGGTAACCTGAACATAACACAGATAACACATTTAGCATTGATCCATAATAAAAGAGTGATTTATGACCTCACCATGATGTGCTGGGTAACCTGAACATAACACAGATAACACATTTAGCATTGATCCATAATAAAAGAGTGATTTATGACCTCACCATGATGTGCTGGGTAACCTGAACATAACACAGATAACACATTTAGCATTGATCCATAATAAAAGAGTGATTTATGACCTCACCATGATGTGTTGGGTAACCTGAACATAACACAGATAACACATTTAGCATTGATCCGGAATAAAAGAGTGATTTATGACCTCACCAAGGTGTGCTAGGTAACCTGAACATAACACAGATAACACATCTAGCATTGATCCGGAATAAAAGAGTGATTTATGACCTCACCATGATGTGCTGGGTAACCTGAACATAACACAGATAACACATTTAGCATTGATCCGGAATAAAAGAGTGATTTATGACCTCACCAAGGTGTGCTAGGTAACCTGAACATAACACAGATAACACATCTAGTATTGATCCGGAAAAAAAGAGTGATTTATAACCTCTTAGGTAACCTGAACATAACACTAATGAAACATCCAGCTCTGGTTCGGTATCACCGAATCATTTATAGCGTCACCAAGGCATGATTGGTAACCTGATAACACAGATAACACATTTAGCATTGACTGGGTAAAACAAAATGAGTTATAGTCTCGCCAATGTGGCTCGATAACCTGAACATAACACAGATAACACATTTAGCGTTGATCCGGAATAACAGACTGATTTATAACCTGAAGACGTCATGCTCCGTAACATGAACTTAGTAGTGATAGAGACAGGGATTGTAACTTAATGAACCAATCCATAAAATTTACATTGAACGTACGTGTCTGCATACTAACAGAGACAGGAATCGTGCCGACAAACGTACTGACAGACACTGTTCATATATGACAGGAATCCTGTACTCATGTAGCTGTGACGACTGAGAAAGGGGTCTTGTAATCCATTCCTCATGAAAAAGAAAAACTTGTCACTGGGTCTGAATTGTTTTTTTCAATGCCGCACTCAGCTTTTTGTCCAGTCAaatgacggcgatctgtaaataatcaagtctggaccagacaaatctgtgatcaacagcatgagcatcgatgtacgcaactGGCATACTATGACAAGCTTCAACCACAttagcgagcctgatcacccgatcctggtagtcgtctcttacgacaagtatttgttactgaagaccaattctaacccggatcttcgcgggttcACTGAATGTGAACCAAAACTGAACTGTTGTCATGAATTCTTACCTAGGGAGAATGGGATGTGTTCATTCATCTTCTGAAATCTCCCCGCTGTGTTCAGAAACCTGCCTGGGCGGAAGTTCTCAGGATCACCCCAGACATCGGGGTCCTGTAGGGCAGAGCTCAACATTGGT includes the following:
- the LOC137277639 gene encoding cytochrome P450 2U1-like: MFSSSSAAIFAAIASLVGLLMFNTSLILVFINAALILWLSTRRPPGLPPGPPLLPFVGNVLSIDADIRITFSKLRRQYGNIFSVYIFNQPVIVLSGYSAIKEALVKNGDHFSERPKSFLTDFFAQGKGVIGSSGAHWKEQRKFALTTLRDFGMGKSLLETKIRDEMTVFLKALEEKDGHAFDCKRLVHNAVSNIISAVCLGKQFEYDDLRFVKFIKATERLTELVGAASTLNIFPIVRFIPGDFFNFKKIMRYIETIEKGEIEKDVKEHMDSYEEDNVDDFITAYIKEMKLRGSDDTFDRTHLEKTVRDLFLAGTETTGTTICWTLLYFLHNPDVQEKCFREIRDNIGQSRLPTMKDKTSLPYVEATISEIQRCTDIAPLAVPHSVPYDIQFQGYTFPKGVTVLPNLDSVLQDPVVWGDPQNFRPERFLDDDGKYLKKDEFIPFSIGRRVCLGESMARMELFLFLVAMIQRFQFLPDKGPLTPLKGKFGFTNSAPIFSIRAVPRNKCE